A single region of the Brassica rapa cultivar Chiifu-401-42 chromosome A03, CAAS_Brap_v3.01, whole genome shotgun sequence genome encodes:
- the LOC103862155 gene encoding uncharacterized protein LOC103862155 yields MSRAIHHLLGENLSSFSALLQQPLAPGLKPGPYDEQTNRGAGIYAVPVHHHQFGAPLSSNYLIPLTYNIPTDRYQTGALAPFVRWLSQGMQRAAVPPPPRPNRPADNDPAAAVPLNEDAALEGQENEGDNGNRANANENADAGQQGNQWWGIVKEIQMIVFGFITSLLPGFHNID; encoded by the exons ATGAGCAGAGCAATTCATCATCTCCTCGGCGAGAATTTGTCTTCTTTTTCAGCGTTGTTACAGCAACCTCTTGCTCCCGGGTTGAAACCTGGACCGTACGATGAACAAACGAACCGTGGAGCTGGGATCTACGCGGTTCCTGTGCATCATCACCAATTTGGAGCTCCTCTTTCCTCAAACTATCTCATCCCTCTCACTTACAATATCCCCACG GACAGATACCAGACTGGAGCTCTTGCTCCGTTTGTGCGATGGCTCTCACAAGGTATGCAGAGAGCTGCAGTACCACCACCACCTCGACCTAATCGACCTGCTGATAATGATCCTGCAGCTGCAGTGCCACTAAACGAAGATGCAGCTCTCG AGGGACAAGAGAATGAAGGTGACAACGGGAACAGAGCAAACGCAAACGAAAATGCGGATGCAGGGCAACAAGGGAATCAATGGTGGGGGATAGTAAAAGAGATTCAGATGATTGTTTTCGGTTTCATAACTTCACTTCTCCCCGGCTTCCACAACATAGATTAG